The nucleotide window CTTAGAATATTTAGAATTTGTTGCTGTTATTGGTTTTAGCCCTGTGCTAGGACATTAGGATGTAGACTTTTTCACTtgtatttttctgcttccttgaGGGGGTCCTAATGTTGATGGAGTTCCTTCCACTtgtcctcttaaaataaatgtgtaaagatGAACTTGTTTTCCATAATCCCATTAGAGTGACCTAGATGGTGGTATAGTAGTAGTACACTTATCCTTTATGTTTTTAGTACATAAGTCTAGCTCCCACCTCTTCccaaattactcatttttttaaaacaaccaaagATCAACATTCAGAGGTTAATGCAGTTCCTGATCAAGGTCAATTATTGGGTCTCTTCTATACAGTTATAATCTTCAGAGAGTTTTGGAACATTTTGCCCTAAATCTGCTATGGTGATActgttttctggaaaaatttttattactgCTGTGTCCCCTTGAGTGTATTAATTGTGGTATGCATACACTTGTAAGATAGCGTTTTTCACAGTTCTTCACATCTTATTGGAGCCTCGTAATCCCTCCGTAAAGGAGGCAAAgggcaaatattttcattttataaatgaaagaacCAAGGCCCAGAAAGATGTGGCACTTTGCCACAGATCACATAGTAAAGGAAGgggaactaaaaacaaaacttttgacccctgtggggtttttttaagctACGTTGAAATGAAAATCTGTAGCCCTGTGCATTTTTGTAAatctgtaaattttaaatttaaattttatgggTAGATCTGTATTTTGCATGGAAAATTTTCACACAGCAAGTGTTTGGATATGTGTACGCGTGTATGTTGAGGTTTCAAAAATATAGAAGTGATTATTTGAAATGATTACCAGAatgtttgtgggtttttcatctgtttcttggAATAGTTACATAAGTAGGCCAGAATTACAGTTCAGGTGCCATTTCCCTACTCATACCACATAATTATTAAATTGAATTTCAGTTCAACTCTCTGTGtcacaaaggaaacaacaacCCATTCCTTTCTGTATAAAGCTTGATTTGAACAGACATTGGGACACtacataataacaacaaaaagcaggcactccttttttctttgcctctttcctaTCTCCCAGATCTGCTTTCTTTGTTATAAGGTCATGCTCCCCAGTAAGCTGTTTTGAGGCTTGTCTTCAAAAGGTgaatccagatttttttccccaggcttttctagatattttaacTTGGTTTTTGTTCAAAATCTAACTACTTTGACGCAGTATTTCCATTAGTACTCAATATATCAAGACTTTTACAATAATAGCATATTTAGCAAGTTTCATCTCCTTGCAGTGTATATCTGTAAGCTTAAAAGAGGACTCTGGTGGAATAGAACTATGTACAACTCTCAAAGAGCCCAGTATTcatactttgtattttttgggaCCTCACTGTGAACAGAACAGTAGATGATTTATTGGAAGCCATTGCTCTCCAAAGAGGAAGAGCATCAAGGTCATTAAAGTAATAATTTCATGTTAATAATAAGATCTTTTTTGACTACAAGGTAGTTATTAATAGAATTTTATTATGAGGGCATTTATTTTCCTAGAAATTGTAAGAATTCTAagctatgttatttttataacatacCCTACTTACATTAGGTAGTGGTAGTATTAATCATAGCAGACACTTGAATAAATAATAGTTAATGTGCCAAAGAATGTTAGATGCTTTTCATGTGTTAGTTATTGAATGGTTACAGATAACCTTCTGTGGTATCAGGAACCTAAGTCCATAGACATGTGACAACCTTCCTGAGTTTGCATAGCCAGTACGTGACAAGTCTGAGTTAGAATTTGAACCTAGACTGTAATCCCAAAGCCTAGGCTCTGCCCTCTGATGTTTGGAGCTGCTCTGTGAAGATGTCAGTGAACTTAAGGAGCCTTGGAAGGGAGGAGGGCTATCCTGTCCTCCAGCCAGATCAGTCAGGGTATCTTCACATCTTCCTCTCCATAGTGGTCTCCACACCTTTATAAACATCAGAagtttggggcgtctgggtggctcagtcagttgagcatccaactcttgattttggctttggtcatgatcccagggttgtgggatccagccccacattgggctctgtgctgagtggggatcctgcttgagatgattctttctctctctctttctctgtctcaatcaATCCTCTccatcctctgcccttctccccctgcttgtgctttgtctaaaataagtaaaatgtaaaaatatataagtaaatagaCATCAGCAGTTTATGAGACATCATTTGTATTTACTCCTGAAATGATAAATTGTTTCTCAAGCAAATAATGTTCCAGTGGGTAGCTCTTAAAGCACcctgtcatttaaaaacaaaaaaaaatttctcaggtACAGTTCAGAAGCTAGGTATGGCCTGTTAAAGGAAAGCCTTGAATCATCTTAAAACTAAATACCTCCCAAGGCTAAGTCCAGGACTAACCAGTGACTGTTGTGTTTTAGCAAAGAAAACCGCTGCAAGCATAAATCAAACCAGGAAGTTAATTTAAGAGATATTTGATCTAATTTGTGGAATGAATTGGACACATTGGCTATCCATTTAGCTGTGAATTAAACCATTCCTTGGTTTAGGCTGAACAGAGTTGACATTGTTGATAAGATTTGTAATTCAGCTGCCTTCAGCTTCTGACGCACTCCACAGTCAACACCTCACAGTGGAACCAAGGATCTAAAGACTAGTTTGTGCCATAagcattctttttataaaaaagacaaactttgggtggctcatttagttgagcatttgactcttgatatcagctcaggtcttgatctcggggttgtgagccccgtgttgggcttcgcactgggcgtgaagcctgcttaaaaagaaaagatgaacttCAGTGAAATTACCAGATTTGTAGGTAAGACTGTTGGTGTGTATACTATATGCAGGGACTGTGTTAGGTGCcgtgaaagaaaacacaaatgccGCAGCCTCTGAGACGGAAGGCGATGACGAGCTCAGTGCTGGCTGGGACAGAAGCGTAAGCTCCCCAGCCCAGAGCAGCAAAGCACTGCTCCGCTTccccagagggaggaagagctACCATCCAGCTTTTATTGTGGAACCTAATGACAGCAGATCCTTTGAGGGTTGTGTGTCAGGGAGGGCGTGGTGACTTTTTCAGCAACGAACATACTTCAATGTATTTGATGCTTGTTAGGTTAGGAGATCTTGAAAGAAGAGGTAAAACCATGATTCTTGTTCACTTTTCCAGCTTTTTGTGGAAGTATAGTTATTGTCTCCATCTGGTGGAAATCAAGTTTTAACTTGTTCATTCTCGTTGACTGGTCTAAAATGGACAGGCAGTAGGAAAATGAGATCAGCGTTGCTGGCTTTTTAAGTGgcccttcaggggcacctgggtggcacagtgggttgagcatccagctcttgattacagctcaggtcgtgatcttacagtttcatgagttctCGCTGGcctcacggagcctgcttggggttctctgtctccctctctctctgccctcccctgctaacactgtcctctctcaaaataaaaaaaaaatttttaattaagtggCTGTCCCTTCAGTTTAGCTTTGAAAGAGTAACCAGCTGAAGGCGTGGAACTGTCTCTGTGATGTATGTGTATACAAAGGTGGTTGATGAGCCCAGTGCTGACTGGATTTTGGGAGCATTGTAAGCCACCCAGCCCAGAGCAACTTTTTACACTCAATTCCAGTTATTTCAAATGAACCAACTTCATAGTATCCATTCAGGAATGTTTCTGCTCAAAGTACCATCATTGGTAGTTTTCATGAGATTTGGGAAAGGTTAAGAACAAATGCACACGCGGTTTTAGAAAAGATAGAGTATGCCATTAGGGGTATTTGGTTTTAGCTGGTTAGTCTGTTGTATTGAAATGCTGTTCTGAGATCTCTTAGGCTGTACTCTACAAAGCCAAACTCTTGGGGAAATGAGTGACTCTTTGGTCATTGGAGGACAGTCCTGGGAGTGGAGTCTGAGACTGCTTAGTTGTGGTGAGATGGCCCACTTTATTGGAGTAGGATTAAAAGCATctcagagaggggcgcctgggtggctcggttggtcgtcagacttcggttcaggtcatgatctcacggtttgtgggtttgagccctgcttcaggctttgtgctggcagctcagcttggagcctgcttcagattgtgtgtctctgtctctctctgccctctgctgcttgtgtgctatctctctctctctctctctctctctctctctctcacacacacacacacacacacaaaattaaatcttaaaaaaaaaaaaagtctcatagAAAAAGTtttgatgaggggcgcctggatgctggatggctcagtctgttgggcatccaacttcggctcgggtcgtgatcttgcggtttgtgagttcaagccccgtgttgggctctttgctgacggctcagagcctggagactgcttcagattctgtgtctccctctctctgcccctaccccacttgtgcgctgtctctctctgtctctcaaaaatgaataaatgtaaaaaagaaaaagaaaaagttttgatGAAATTGATAAATAGGGTTGATGTTGTAAATATGTATTCACTCACAGCACTTTGGTTTACTTTACATTCTTTATCTGTAATTCACTTGTTATTTGCCTTATGCTGacagaatatgtaaaatattggCCCCCTTAAAAACATGTCTTTGTAATGATTCAGTAGGAGGGGAGATAGAGTGAGTATGTAGACTATAGATGAAATAAGATTAGCCATATGTTAAAAATTACTAAAGCTGGTTATTTGGTTCATTACACTATCCTactttatgtttgaaattttttatagaTTGAAATTTATAGAacaaatttttgaagaaataccTTCTCATGTATTTTTGATGCAAAAAATCTAACAACGCCTTTGGTCACTAATTGAGAATATCGATTGAATTGTTTCCTTAGTGGCCTGCAGAGAAATGCTTGGGCCTAAGGAGCCACAAGATTTGGGTTGGTTCTATTGATTTCAAATCGTAGTTTAGGTGTGGGGAGTTGTTGAATGTAATCACTTGGTATCGGTTGTGATCGTGCTCCATGACAGAGCAGTGCTTGTACATGGTGGCACAGAGGCAGAATCTTCCTAGGCTTGAGTTCACCTGCCTGCCTTGGCCTGGTTTGAAATCCTTTCTGTCGCTCCATTGTGGGGTGTTTCACCAGTCAGGTAGCAGATGACACCTGCTAAGGAACACCTGAGTTGCCACCATGTCATGACATTTCACTCTTTCTTCAGGTGTGCTTTGGTGCAGTGAGAATGAGGAAACGTACCTTTTTTTGACTTTTGTGTTTCATCCCTTCTCTTTGCTGCTTTGAACTTTGGGGCTTTCCGGACACCCTGTTAGAGCTCCAGCTCTTTAGAGGTAGTTCTGCTGCTTCATTCAACCTGTGTCTAAGCCCCCAGCCCACAGTGATACACAAGATAGAAAGTCAAGAGGCCGGTGACATCCACTGTGGAATCAAATGACAGTGACAGGGGCACTGGTAATTTTCAGGGTCATGGCTTGAGATCTTGGCTTTCAGCTTAGGTCGGTTTTTTTCctgctccattttatttttatttcattgagttttatttatttatttttagtaatttctgttcccaatgtggggcttggacccatagCCCTGAGATCGAGTCGCATGCACTTCCAACCGAGCCAGCCTGGTGCCTCTCCTGTTCCGTTTTTGTTGGCAAGATTCTGTGAAGTATTAGGTTTGTTTTTAGTATACGCTTGAatgtaacttgttttttttatcatacCCTTAAGAAATGACTGAATCCAGTGGATATTATTGGCAGGCGTCATTCTTCTTTGTGGCTGGTGGAAGGACCCAGGCCTTGGAGTCTGACAGATAGACTGTGGTCCAAATCCTAACTCTGCCACTTAGCAGCATGCTGTCTGGCTTTGGGCAGGTTATCTTGCTTATTAAGCCtgaggttcctcatctgtaaaatgatggtTACATTGCCTACCTTGCTGAGGATTTGAGGTTTTGAGTATTTAATGAAATCCTGTTTAAAGAGCACCTGTTCAGAGTAAGCACTCCTCTAAGTGCTGAGTGCCTAGCAGTCCTGGCCCTCTGGGAATTTCCATCCTAATGGGGCAGTTGAACAAAAACCCAAAGTGATAAGAGCAGCTAAATGTATTATCACCTAGTATATGGCAGGCACTGTTTCAAGTACTTTATTCGTATtaagctcatttaattctcctaaaACCCCATGAGGCAAGTATTATTGTTGTTCCCAtactgaggaaactgagtcatggGGACGTTGATCCTGGAGGAAcctgaatttgaacccaggccattTGGCTCTGGAGGcactatttttaagaaaaatgttctctttttgttttttaaatttttttaatgtttatttattttgagacagggaccaggatcaggggagggtcatagagagaaggagaatcccaagcaggctccctcttagggcagagcctgacatgaggcttgaactcatgaaccatgagatcatgacctgagccgaaatcaaaagtcagatgcttaactgactgagccacccaggtgcccctgttttttgttttttgtttttaattagagagtatgcatgcacaagttggggagaggggcagtgggagaaacagacagaatcccaagcagcctccacgctcagtgcagaccctcacgtagggcttgaacccacgaccctggcatcatgacctgagctgaaattgaggattggacgctcaactgactgagccacccaggcacccctccctcttgTAACAGTCTAAACAAGACAGTGACATCCACGTTCAGAAACAAACTTGTCATTGGGGCTTTTATTGTATCAAGTACCTAAGGTTTTCTCAAAAAGAAGCTGTTTTCAAGTGGGACATTGAAGTGTACAAGCTATTATCCTCAGCTACAGACAACTTTCATCACACTAAGAATTGCCCTAAatacaaaaatctgtattttgctATGGATTAGCATATATCAAGAACATAAATAATACTTGTGAAATTTTTGTGTCTCAGCCTAAAGTGACGACTTGTTTGTGTAAAAATAATGGCATTGCAAATGGGCATGTAAATATCTAATTTGATTTAAAAGTTTGTAGAATTTACAACCAAAATACCGTATTATATAGAGCATTGCCTAAAAAGGCATATATCCAAATCACAGGAAAATTTAAGTATGCTTTTCTCAAGGCAGCAGAATTTTACAAACTTTGATATCATCACTATTGAAATAACTAGgattagggcacctgggtcactcagttggttaagcgtacaactcttgattttggctcaagtcatgatctcacagtttgtgggatcaagccccatgtcaggctttgtgctggcagcatggagcctgtttgggatatatattcatattctctctctctctctctctctctctctctctctctccccctcctctgcatACATGAGTACTCTCAcacaaaataggtaaataaacattttttaaaaaaagaattaggatcTGTTTTCCTGATTCGGTTGAGTCAGAGAAAGGATCTTGGTCGTGTTATAACTATGCATTTTTACCTCTggctgtttaagaaaaaaacttagtAAAAAACCCTTCATTCCTTCTGTTCACATCATCAGATGGGATGTTCTGATTTTCTCGCTTGTCCACTGCCACACGTTGTTAGGCTGAGTGGCTTTGCCTGCATCTGCCTCGCTGTGACAGGGAGGAAATGGCTACCTCACAAAAGGCCTCTGAAGCTTAGGTCATTTCTGTGAATAAAGGTTCCTACTAAGTTGTAGCTTTTTTTGAATTGGAGTTTTGAAAGGATAGAGAGATGTGTAGAAATTGGAGTGAGTTCAGAGaaccaaagaaaatgagcaaGGCATTGGAGAGCGAGAGCTGTGAGGACAGAGGGTTGGGAGCCTTGTGTTGGAAGGCGTGCTCTTAGAATGGCAGCTTTTCATATTCACTAAGGTCTAGGGCCAAAATCACACAGATAGATTTAGGTTAGTGATGAGTAAAATGCTGAAAGGATGTGGTCAATGAGGAAAAAGCATGAAAGTCCTTCTGGGGCTCTTTAAAAATAGGGCGGTCTAATTTGGAGGTTCTAAAAAGGTAGAGAAGACAATGATGAAGAATCTGACAGGTCCAGTGCTGTCTTGCAGTCTTGAAATGTCCTCATCCATTTTCATGATGGCTGCCATCCCATCCTTCTGCCCCTGGGAGTCCTGGGCAAGAGGGGCTGTAGTTGCCTGCCTCTGTCTGTGATGATCATAAGCTTTATGGAAAGTGAAAAATAGTGATTCTTTAGGAAAAGGTTAGGAGTCCCTGGCCTGGAGATCAGGGTCTTCCAGTTGTGTTGGTCTGAAGCCTTTTGTGACCTGGTGACCTGGATGAGAAAGAGGATTTGATgactcttaccctctctctccaTGTAGACCCTGTCTTTtggttattttctccttttaactaATCTTTTGAATTAATGCTTAACCTTTCTCTTGTTGTTAGGGTTCTGCAGCATTCCAGACCTCGAGCACTGAATCAGGATGGGAAAAAGACGTTGTGTTCCTCCACTCGAGCCCAAGTTGGCAGCAGGCTGTTGTGGGGTCAAGAAGCCCAAGTTATCTGGAAGTGGAACGCACAGTCACGGGAACCAGTCCACAACTGTCCCCGGCTCTAGTTCAGGACCTCTTCAAAACCACCAGCATGTGGATGGCAGCAGTGGTCGGGAAAATGTGTCGGACTTAACTCTAGGACCTGGAAATTCTCCCATTACACGAATGAATCCCGCATCGGGAGCGCTGAGCCCTCTCCCCCGGCCAAATGGAACTGCCAACACCACCAAGAACCTGGTGGTGACTGCAGAGATGTGCTGCTACTGCTTTGATGTCCTCTACTGTCACCTCTATGGCTTCCCACAGCCACGACTTCCTAGATTCACCAATGACCCCTAGTGAGTAAATCAGGTACAGGGGACAGTGAGAAAGGCGTGACGACGTCTTTCTTGGGTCGTTCTCTTGAGATCCTGTACTTCTACAAAGCTTTGGCATCATTTGGGTAGAGGGTAACAGGATTAGGACAATGAGAAATGTCCAGGCATAGCTAAAACGGTATCTGGATTCAGGAGTGGAAGAGGTCTTCATTATGCTTGGAGGAGGTATAGGCTTGTTTTTAAGGTCATGTTCTAGAAATCAGGAGGATTTTGTTCTTGGTTCTTCTGTTGGTTTGTTGGTTCATATTGCAGTGGGTAGGAAGCCACACCATCACATCATTGTGGACCTGGATGTTGAAGTTCAAGTGAATTGGATGTGTCTGAGGGCCAGGCTGGAGACTAGGAGCTGTGATGCTCTTAAGGAAGGTCTCCTCACTTTGTTGGTAATCCCACATGGCTGCTGGTACCCCGCCAAGAGTGTCAGAATCTGCTTTACTGTTTTCAGTTCAAGACTCTGTTATTTGTCCCAAGCTGTCTCAAGGTGTCAATGACTTAAATGAAGAATATgcaggagcgcctggatggctcggttggttaagcgttctgactcttgatttcagctcaggggaCGATactatggttcatgagtttgagccccacatcgggctctgggttgacagtgtggagcctgcttgggattctctctccctctacccctcccctgttagtGCCCACACatactccttctctctctctcaaaataaataaaaataaaagggaatatgTATAATGTGAAGAAATTTCATGCtggtgttttcttcttcctcagaattggaagcaggtctGAGGtggctttagttttttttcctttttttttttttcttttgccttaatgtttatttatttttgagagacagagcatgagcaggggaggggcagagagagagggagacacagaatctgaaacaggctccaggctctgagctgtcagcacagagccccacatggggcttgaacccacaaaccgtgagatcatgagctgagccaaagtcagacgctcagccaactgagccacccaggcgcccctctgaggtGGCTTTAAAAGCACTGAAGAGATGCTTTTGGAGCATTCATTGACCTAAGATCATTCATTCCTCAACTGTTAATGCCATATTGGGGCAATGCATAGCCCCACTGGGCAGGGAGTGGAGaggtataaagaaaaaatcctccCTCTTGGGAGACTTACTGAGTTGGCAGATCACACACACAAAGCTAAATAGTGTGTATGACACactgggcagaaagagaggggaggttATACCTGTGTGATTGTGTCAGAGGAGAGCAAGTATAGAGGAAAATGTTCTAACTTTTTAGGGAAGTATTGCCATGGGATACCATggtcagaaaattcctgactgaacATGTGGAGATTCTGAGCTTTTATCCTAGTGGGATCAAATGTGTCCCTAGCAGGAGACAGACATAGATTTGGAAGAGTGGGTAGTGGCTGCAGCGCTGTAAGGTATGGGCTGTTGTATTCAGGGGCTGATCTTTCCATCCTGCAGACAGTGGAATTTTTGAGGGGTTTTGAGTAGGTTTTGGGACAGGAACTTCGGCTGCTGCTGTTCAGGTGTTTACTGGAGGAAAAAGATAGGTGGCAGATCTGCTTCCTAACGGTGATCAGAGTAGAcagctttaaaaatttaagttgctTTTAGAAGTATTTTGCTCAATCTAAGAACTAAGGGCATAGACATAGAGAAGAATCTCAGGAAGAAGAGACAGCCCTGTAACCTGTTGGTAAAATATCTGTTCCCATCAATCTAGTGTAGCCTGATAAAGCAGGACTTGGCCTAAAAGCAGAAAGTGGCAACTTCCACTAATAACAAGCTTTCTTAAGgatacattgtttttcttttccaaacattTATGAGCAGGACCAGGGGCAGAAATAATTAGGAGAACAGTGTGGGGTCGTGGGGAATGGAGAGGACATATGCAGGTTGTGTCTTCATGAAGGATGTAACTGGGAAACATGGACACTTCTAAGAATAATTAAGAGGAGAAAGATAtggaaaattagaagaaattgagtcctgggcagaggaaaaggaaaatacccCAAACATATGTCAAAGTGAACTGAACCATAGGCAAggagcacaggaagggcagagagcgccTCCCTTCAGGCTGCCGTGCTGTAGCGTCCTCCCGTCTCCATCTGCATGGTTCCCAGGAAGCCAGAGTCCTTCAGGTAGCTGCAGTTCAGGTAACAGTCCTTTTGGGGAATAACCGAAATGAACAGGGCAAAAGCAAAGCTTTGTTCTTATCCATAATTGTTTTGGGGCTGgagaatgttttttgttttgcttttttagtcCGCTCTTTGTGACATGGAAGACAGGGCGGGACAAGCGGCTTCGTGGCTGCATTGGGACCTTCTCAGCCATGAATCTTCATTCAGGACTCAGGGAATACACGTTAACCAGGTAATGACACCAGACATAAGCTGTGCAGATAAATTGGCTAGAATTGAAAAGAACTACCTGACTATTTCTTCTAAGTGGTAAAAGTTTGAGTGTTCTTCTTTTGGTAATCAGGAAATGTGGGGCCTTAATCTGGTGAGTCACTAATCAGTTCAAGTGTAGACAGTTAATAGCATCATGTTATTTTTAGCACGTTAGTACAGATGGGTAATCAATATTCTCTGCATAGCTCAGGGTTCATAAGTATTTGGGCATATAATGTTGGCTCCTAACTCCAGAGCAGCCTcacttctgttttctgtccccTCCAGTGCACTTAAGGACAGCCGATTCCCCCCCCTGACCCGAGAGGAGCTGCCCAAACTtttctgctctgtctccctccttacTAACTTTGAGGATGCCAGTGATTACCTGGACTGGGAGGTGAGAACAGCCGCATTTGGAACTCTGCATCTCTCGTTGCATTTGGGTTCGGGTTAGTACATGGTAATGTATCTCCTTCATTGAGAGAGGGTATAAGAATGTAAAAGCTGAGTTTAGAAGCAATTGGGGGCCATATAGGGGATAGGAAAGGTGCTGTGATCTTAGAATTAGGAAAGAAATGtgaagtctttcttttcttgtgtcttcCCAGTCCATTCTTTCCCTATCCTTCTCCCACTCCTAATAGAAACTGATATTGGGGATAAAAGAGAGCATTTCAGATCCCTCTTGGCCAGCCCTTGAGTAAAAAAGTTGTTGTTCGGAGCCATATGTGAGGAGTCATGAACCTAAATCAAAACCCTGTGGTATGTTTAATGGAATAGATTAAAAGTGGAATGTTTAAGATTATTGGATGAGCTATTGAAAGAATGTATTTCTGCAACCCTCATACTCGGGAGAGGTGGCTACAGGTAGACTCACAGCTTCCCTCAAGCTGAAGTTACTTCGGCTTCAATAGCTGAGGAAAGAGTTAATCACGAAGAGTAGCAGGTTCTCCTTTTCTCAGACCTGGATTGAGCTGGTCAGGGGACAATGTCAATTAAGTGTGGATGACTGCAGTTCCATTAGAATAAGTAAATGCCATTTATTGGTTATTTTTTCTGTAGGTAGGGGTCCATGGGATTCGAATTGAATTCATCAATGAAAAAGGCGTCAAACGTACAGCCACATACTTACCTGAGGTTGCTAAGGAACAAGGTGAGTTGGACAAATGGAATCTCAGTGAAGGATACTATTCACACAATTACCATGTAAAGGCAGGAAAGTGGAGTGTTGTCTTTCAGCCCAACTGCAACTACAAATGAGTGCCTTTCTTCCTCTTACCATCTATCAAGTCTTAGGGAATGAGAAATAAACTCCCAAAAAGATGCAGGAGCTGAGGGtttcctgggtggcacagtcggttaagcatgactcttggtctcggcccaggtcacggtttcacagttagtgagtttgagccatgcgtTGGActctgctgatggtgtggagcctacttggctctccccctctctgcccctcctccattagAGCATGCATGCGCACGTCCACGCGCGCTCtgtctgtaaataaataaactttttaaaaattcataagaaataattttttaaaaagatgtaggagctgaggaagaagagaggtTAAGACTTCCCTTACCCCCTAGTTTCATTTCTTggtgaaaaattttgttttttggccCCCAAAACGAGTAGTATTTGTAGCAGAATTCCAGTAATCAACTGGATGATTTTATGGAGCTCATTGTAAAGTGAAGTTTCCTGTATCACTGGGTTTTGAACTTTTGGTCATTAATTATTGAACAATGTTATACCTGGATAAAGGGAAAACATAATCTTCCCTCttccgctcgctctctctctctctctctctctctctaagaactTAGTAAGTTCTTATAATGAGACAATAAAGGTAGGAGGTGGGTTAGATaggttttctctttaaaagaatatttagaataCCTTTCAATGTTGCCTCTGTGTTCTGTGATacataattcatttttcttttgggacacctgggtcactcagttggttaaatgtccaactcttgatttccgctcaggtcatgatctcatggtttgcaagatcgag belongs to Panthera tigris isolate Pti1 chromosome C1, P.tigris_Pti1_mat1.1, whole genome shotgun sequence and includes:
- the AMMECR1L gene encoding AMMECR1-like protein, whose protein sequence is MGKRRCVPPLEPKLAAGCCGVKKPKLSGSGTHSHGNQSTTVPGSSSGPLQNHQHVDGSSGRENVSDLTLGPGNSPITRMNPASGALSPLPRPNGTANTTKNLVVTAEMCCYCFDVLYCHLYGFPQPRLPRFTNDPYPLFVTWKTGRDKRLRGCIGTFSAMNLHSGLREYTLTSALKDSRFPPLTREELPKLFCSVSLLTNFEDASDYLDWEVGVHGIRIEFINEKGVKRTATYLPEVAKEQDWDQIQTIDSLLRKGGFKAPITSEFRKTIKLTRYRSEKVTISYAEYIASRQHCFQNGTLHAPPLYNHYS